One window from the genome of Ascaphus truei isolate aAscTru1 unplaced genomic scaffold, aAscTru1.hap1 HAP1_SCAFFOLD_310, whole genome shotgun sequence encodes:
- the LOC142483227 gene encoding LOW QUALITY PROTEIN: uncharacterized protein LOC142483227 (The sequence of the model RefSeq protein was modified relative to this genomic sequence to represent the inferred CDS: inserted 1 base in 1 codon; deleted 1 base in 1 codon) → MRIGTRLPETRQSISIHQQPFTKLTDTARQGEGLKNRDMNPYCGTYDNVIPQIIHTGKKSYNCSECGKSFNKKYHLVTHQIIHTGVKPYNCSECGKSFSQKSGLVTHQRIHTGVKPYNCSECGTSFHDQSSFCRHQRIHTGERPYNCSECGKSFIKKSHLVTHQRIHTGVRLSNCSECGKSFSNKXALVTHQRIHTDVRPFNCSECGKSFKQKSILVTHQRIHTGVRPYKCSECGKSFCQKSSLVTHQRIHTGEKPYDCSECGKSFSRKSHLVTHQRIHTRERPYNCSECGKSFSRKSHLVRHQTIHTGMTPYKCPECGKSFSKKSHLISGDLRLLCCRCRLHS, encoded by the exons ATGAGAATTGGAACAAGATTACCAGAAACTCGGCAGAGCATTTCTATACATCAACAGCCTTTTACTAAACTTACAGACACCGCAAGACAAGGAGAGGGTTTAAAGAACAGAGACATGAACCCCTACTGTGGGACATACGATAATGTTATACCGCAGATAATCCATACAGGGAAGaaatcctataactgctctgaatgtgggaaaagcttcaataAGAAATatcatcttgttacacaccaaataatccacacaggggtgaagccttataactgctctgaatgtgggaaaagcttcagtcagaaatcaggtcttgttacacaccaaagaatccacacaggggtgaagccttataactgctctgaatgtgggactaGTTTCCATGATCAATCAAGTTTTTGtagacaccaaagaatccacacaggggagagaccctataactgctctgaatgtgggaaaagcttcattaagaaatcgcatcttgttacacaccaaagaatccacacaggcgtGAGACTttctaactgctctgaatgtgggaaaagcttcagtaacA TggctcttgttacacaccaaagaatccacacagatgTGAGACCttttaactgctctgaatgtgggaaaagcttcaagcAGAAATCaattcttgttacacaccaaagaatccacacaggggtgagaccttataaatgctctgaatgtgggaaaagcttctgtCAAAAATCaagtcttgttacacaccaaagaatccacacaggggagaagccttatgattgctctgaatgtgggaaaagcttcagtcggaaatcgcatcttgttacacaccaaagaatccacacaagggagaggccctataactgctctgaatgtgggaaaagcttcagtcggaaATCGCATCTTGTTAGACACCAAACAATCCACACAGGGATGACACCCTATAAA TGCCCTGAATGTGGAAAAAGCTTCAGTAAGAAATCACATCTTATCTCGGGAGATCTCAGACTTCTCTGCTGTCGATGCCGGCTCCATTCTTGA